The genomic stretch TACTCTCCGAAAAATCGTTAAAAACGAACAAATCCCTTACATTTTGAGGAAGCACACATTGGTAAGTATGTATCCCAATCATCTAATTGCTGTAGTAGTATCAGAGTACTATGATTCATCCTTGCTATTGTACGTTTATTTTGGTGATCTGTTTTTGTATCTTAGAAGTATACATACACTCTACTGAGTTTAATGCTCCATGTTGTCcttatttaccaaaatttacaaaattccTTGGTGCATTCAACCATACAAATTCTTACATTACATATTTTACATGCATGCTCTAATTTCACTATATTTAAGTTCGGGAAAGAAATTATTTTGCGCTTTTGTAGATTTTAGAAAAGCGTTTGACACAGTGTGGAGGGTGGGACTATggcaaaaactattaaaatataatattggtgggaaaatgtttaaagttatattgagcatgtatacagatattaagTCTTGTGTTAAAAATGGAGAACTGAAAACAGATTTTTTCCCGTGTGAGGTAGGTGTAAGACAGGGAGAAAAAATGTCACCTTTTCTCTTTGCCTTATATCTTAATGACTTGGAGGAATATCTGGATGAAAACGCTGTGGATGGTCTAAAATTTATTAATGGAAGATTTACAGAGAATCTTGATTTGTACATCAAGTTATTTATTCTTCTGTACGCTGATGACACAATTATTTTTGCGGAGTCGGCAGAAGGGTTACAAAAAGCTCTGGATGTTTTTGAGCAATATTGTTTTGAGTGGAAACTCACTGTTAATGTTACAAAAAcaaagattgtaattttttcaaagagaaagtataataagaatgttacttttaaactatgtaatgaaattattgaaattaaagattCATATGTTTATCTTGGTCTGCTGTTTAATTACAACGGAAATTTCTTTCAAGCTCGTAAAAAATTGGTAGACCAAGCTCAAAAAGCACTTTATGCTCTTTACAAGAAGATACAAAATATCTCACTTCCGATTGATCTACAACTAAAAGTATTTGATGCGTTGGTGGTTCCTATTTTGACCTATTCCTCGGAAATATgggggtttgaaaataaaaataatactggaAAGTTACATCTACAGTTTTGTAAGCGCAGTTTGGGTGTGCGATCATCTACGCCAAATTTTATGGTATATGGGGAACTTGGAAGATTTCCACTTGAACTGCAGATCAAGTTAAAAATGGTATGTTTTTGGCACAAGCTagcaacaaatgataaaaaactaTCGGGTAAACTTTATAAGTTACTTTGGTACATGCATGAGCATGAAGGTAGTAACTTTAAGTGGTTTAACTATGTAAAATCTGTGTTCAATGATTGTGGCTTTTGTGAACTATATAATTTTCCGGAGCaagttgattataattatattaaaattaatgtaAGGCAGCGTCTCCAGGACCAGTTTATTCAAAAATGGTtctcagatataaacaattcatcaaggGGGGAGTTTTATCTACACTTTAAAGAAGAGTTTTGCTTGGAAACATATCTGTTAAAATTAAGACGGGGGCATAGAGTAAACATATGTAAATTAAGGGTATGTAATACAAAGTTTCCCATCGAAACAGGAAGATGGAGAAATGTACCACGAAATGATAGGATTTGTCCACTCTGTAAAGCTGGTCTTGGAGATGTATAccactatatatgtaaatgtaccaACTGTGAAGTTAAGGATTTAAGGGGGAAGTTCATACctccatattatttaaaatatccaaatgaaaaaaaagtacttgGCATGCTTAAATATAGTAATAGTAATGtgctgtctaagctgtcaatttttattcaaaaggtagaaaagatgcttgtttaatttaaaactgtaataaacacaaacttatttctgaagatgtataatttaaaaatgtattctgtttgtataatgaactatgttgtaattaatattgtgtatataaatatgctcctgttacgcagtcttctgCGGCTGAGTTTTCTCTAATAAACTAAACTAAACATTTATCTGTCAGTCAAACGTCTTCATTTATCCTTTTCTTTTACCTATCATTTTATATACTTAATATCTTTAAGTTAACAACGATTTTAGTAAACATATTAACATACACTATGCAGTTATTGCAATttcatgtcattttttttttaatttgcaggtTAGCGTACTACGATAACCCGGCGATTCTTAGGACACGCAGTGTCACACCTATGTCCGGAGGTGGTGGTGAGATGTCAAAAATTCTTCCATATGTCACAGATAAAACTATTTCACGTCATCTAGGATTTACTGGAAGATCTATGGATCTTGGTCATGCAAGATCTTATTATAACCCAGCAAGGTATATATGAATGTCTTGTATAGACACATTCACACTGTTTTCAGTTTGGACGAATTGTGTTGATAGGCGATAATTCAAGGCAAAAAGTTTTGAAGACAAATACCAAAAAAAGTTTAGAGTTTCCAAACTAACAGTGTTTTAACTGAACAATTGGAACAAATAGGTGTGGCACAGAATTCAGATCATCTTTTACTGAGGGAGTTGCAACTTTGATTTAAGAAACCATGCGCATTATTTGATATCATTATATTTACAATAACATTATTAATAAAGCACGTCAACAAAGTTACATATTCtataaacagaaaatttacaataaaaatttggAAATTGTGAAAATATTGTCAAAAGCTTTCTACTAAGCACATAAGAATCCTTTATAAAACCAAATGACTTacacaaattgtttaaaaaaagacccTAACAAACCAAACGATATATGTAATCATACTTTATTTCAATTAACACTGTTTTTGATATATAATGACTATGTCATGTACACAATATAATTTACACCACAGAAATGCAGTCTATTCACGGTATACAACCCAGGACTGGGGTCACTCAAACAGCATGAACTATTCACTCTCCGAAAAGGAAAGGTCTTTTGCCGAGAGACTGAGGGCTGATGCTTGGAGAGCAGTGAAGGAAACTGATGCAAGAACACGCAACAGGCAAAATGATATCACAAAGAAACTCGGTAAGAAAAGCAGCAATATTACATAATTTCCAGGTtctattaatataaaattaagtaGAGATGGTATAATTGACAATGTCAACTATTCATCTGAGTTTAAATAAACTGGACATAAGCAATAATAGACCAACGAACGGCTTTCAACAAAAAGAAAACCCATTCTGTATTGTCCACCATAAAAGGTAACTAAATGAAAAACGCAAACAATTCAGAGgagaaaaactaacggtctaatttgtaacaaaacaatttacgaaaacaaatacatgtatgacaaacatgaacgaataccactgaactataggctcctgactttgaacaggcacataaagaatgtggcgggataAAGCATGTTTGTTTAGTATTGATTTCTAATGAATAGAAGCAGAAACTATAGTCGTATCATTTTGTCGATGAttgatttaaaatgtataaaaaaaaaccattcaattatagtttttggaaaataaattcaacaagtaaacaagtaaaacaaatataCCGTAGAACAACTAAATAAATTCTGAGTAAAATTATCATTACTTCGTTACAAAAATATACTTAAACGaggtttttttcatttctttcatgtagtttttacatatttaatatCTCGCATATCTTATTTCACATTTctgcagtattttttttttaaaccaactaTTTTCGTGTTGTAAGTATCAATCTGTTTTATGCAGTGTCCATAATATATTTCCTCTTCCAAAATCAAACTATTCACCTCAAAGAGTGGTGATTACTTTTTTCAGATGTGAATGCAAGATAATTGTATTATGAAATTTGAATCACTTTTATATTGGTATTTACTTTATCATCCAATTAACATACAGAACAAATATCGCATCTATAGTCTTTGTACCAGCATTACATTGAGCttgcaaaaaaacaaacttatacAATTgctcaaatgaaaatattttctaatgcaAAACATGCTTTGAAAAACAGGTGCCTAAAAGTTCATTCAAACGTTCAGCCGTTCACATCTTTTTTGACATCGTTTGAATTAGATATTACCCTTATAAAAGTATACACCAACTTTTATCATcttaattttttaatatgttcgCTACAGGGGAACGAGTGGCCGATATTGCTTATTTGAAGGCCGAACTCAATACTGAAATTAATCTTATGGAGCAAGAAATGGTTAATTTGGAGGTATCATACAACACATTTCTTCTATGCATGCCGTTTTACTACATTCATGGACTGTCATGTTAAATAATCTTGATGTATAATTTTTATGTTAATTGTAAATAAACTAGTTTAGACATatgtctctggtggatagttgtctcattgacaatcacaagGCATCTTCTTATTCAAATGTTCCTTTGAAAAATTCAACAAACGAAATtgtaatattaaaatttcaatctGGCAAAACCACAACTGGTATAATTTCAGATAAAATGAATTCAACACAAGCCTATAAAAGGATATAAAAAACctaatgttttaattttagtatatATAACTACAGAAAGTTACTTCAGAATAAAGAGGTATTTCATTTACATCAAGTTTATTTTTATGAAAGTCCATTTGTTAGCTATCTTCATAGTGGTTCGAATATAACTATTAGGAGGAAGACATAAGAATAGAAATTCCTAAATTATCAATGAACAAATTCAGATCTCCTGATTGTATCATTTATTATCGATGTCTTTAAATTAAGTAACATCAACCAATTTTTAGCTAATACCCTTACCTTCTTCTGTAGAAATGCCCTCCCCGTCTATTTCTTATGTCTTTTCCTATTATACAGACAGCCTATGGAATTTTCTTCTGTTCAACTCTATCCCTGTCTGTATGAAACTTTATATATTCCTAGGCGAGCGAGTTTACGACATTGCTTTCTGGAAAAGTGAACTTAACAACGAGGTTAATGCCATGGCAACTGAAATTGAGAATCTGaaggtaaattaaaacaaaaatcaacaacGGACAAATTTAATTACAACAAGCTTGCATACTTGTTTGGAAATGGAATTCGTCTGTGTTATATGTCTTAACATGGGTCAACCAATCGATGAAAAGTGTTTCGTTTAGTGGTACTCTAATAGCCTCATTTTACCTATGAGAAATATACCAATCACATTTTAAAAAGAGATActtttgaataaatgaaacaactTTAACATCTGTTTCgcttttatttcttgttttatgGATTTGAGGAACCAATCGGCATACTTCTAATTAGTCTCTAAATTGATTAACATTCCCAGAATGACATTATTAGTGTTATATAAAATGACTAGATCTAATGATAAAATATTGCGAGATGATCAAAAGTCCCAAAATtggaattttatttcatttcattttcataagGAATGGTTCAAATATAACATGTAAGATATCATCGTTAATATGCCAATATCTGGTTGCATGGCTTATTGAGATAACAGATATGCATTGATTCTTGCTTGCTTTCGATATTTGAAATACTGTACTTTCGGATAACTGTATCTGTGAAAACTTTAGAAGTAGATCTGTAATATACAATAGTTAGGATGGAAAAACAAAAGTATCTGTCTTGGAAAAAGAAAAGGTCTCGCCAAAAGACTCAACATGTGAAATTGGAAACGATATTTGGATAGACggtttacttttgtttttcgaTTTCAATAGAAAGTTAGTTAGTCTTGTATATTAAATTCTAACAAAAATGCAATTTGAGCCAAAGAATTGTAGAAATATATTGAACTACTTTTGCATGTTCCTTGTTAACATATATCTTAACATCGAACCAAAAGAAGCTAGCTTATGTTTATGTCACACAGACATGGCGGTTATATTCCAAGGGAgataacttaattttttttttaaattcaactatTGACGAGTACATTTTTGTtataatgaaaatgtaaattaaaagtgataattaaaatatttcaaatagtaTACAGTTTGGTTGATAAATCTCTATATCTCTATTTATATAATTCATGCTGAAGTTTTATGTAGATTTTTTTCCTAAATATCTTAattaaaactgtatttttttgtttttcaaaaagtAATACTGAAAATAACTAAAAATGATACGTGCGATCAAACTATCgacataaaatttatatttaaagtgtttcaaagttaaaaaaatatatcaaattgatatTTGAACAATCAAAACTACATACAAACATTAATTGAAATAATTAGATTTTGTTTACTAAGcttatttttgatgttatttagGAATACAGAAGGACTTTGGAGAAAGCATTGGGAGACACTGCCAATCCTTTACATATTGCTGAAGAATGTTTGATGCATCGTGAGAAGAGACAGGGAATTGATCTAGTCCACGATGATGTAGAAAAATCACTCATCAAGGTACTTATCGTACAACTTCATATATTTGAAGACACAAAATGTCTTAAGtaaatatttatctatattttagTACCATGttacaaacattttatattttgaaataaaactaaaCTATGGCAACGTTTAACTTTATTCTTCAATTTGAATAACTATTTTCTTATAAAGGACATTATGTGAAGGATATTAACCAAAATCAATCAACATCAAAAAACGGAACAGCAATTTGTCAATTGGTTGATTTTTAAGACCTGTTTACAAATTGTATCCGAACCTTGCaattacaatgaaacatgctttgCAAACCTTAACACATATTCATTAACTTAATGATAACAGTGTTTGGGCTTTCATATGTCAGCCTATTGATCCGATAGTGTTGTTTATCAAAAGTGTtcaatgtatataaatatgttatttcagGAAGTTGATATAATCAAGAGATGTCAAGCTAGGATGAAGAAGGTTCTAGACAAAGCTCACGTTCAACTCAAGTAAGttcataaaaatatcttatcaGAAAAAGATAGTTAGCGAATGTTGTCAAAACACTGAAGATagttggtgatcttctgctgttgttttattctatggtcgggttgttgtctctttggcacactccccatttccattctcaattttattataaatcgAACATAATTTTTTGCCTAAATTCTAGTAAGTATTTCTGCAAAACAAAGTACATTTTGGGAAAGAAAGTAACAATAATTCTACAGTTTAATAAACTTTTTGAACCCAAAACTAATCTAAGTGACTGAAGCTCAACTGTTATGATGCACTGGGCTTCCTATCTCTTGATTTTTGTTCACTTTGACTCGTGTCTCCTTGATAGATggatgaatgaaattttgaacatcggtaaactactgttgcctctaattTTTACAGTGGGACAGGACTATTTTAAACTTAAAACTAGCTAaattgttgataatttttttgcaatttataaatatataaattcaatgaTATCACCCATTTACGGTCTACACGACTACCGTTAAGGATTATCAAAGTAGCTGATCAAAACTTGGACAAAGATGCACCTGGAACTTTTCACCGTTTATAACATGTGAATAAACCTAAAGTACACATATCTGATGAGTGGCTTCATACTTGTTATGTAGTTCGGCgcaggacgtttgcgctttttcatagaacatttgcgctttttattttggacacttgcgcttcaaatcataggacatttgcgctttctaaaaaaggacatttgcgctttttacataggacatttgcgcttttgcaatatttgatttttatgactATCCTCCCCTTTTATCTGGGCTAGGGACCGGCAGGTTTGACCTTAAAGAGTTAAAGTTATATTTTTCCTTAtgattaaaagtttaaaaatcgTTTCATAGCACATTTCATAGCACATTGATAtatgttttaaagtttatatacagctaaaagttaacattataaagacataaaaacacgtgtAGTCATCACAGGTCAGTTTGGCTTGATAACTGAAGCACAAGGAGTGAACAAATTTAGCTCTTGTTATCTGTTCTGATTGGTATTTCGCccacatttcaaataaataataaagtttCTTTTTCTCAATTCTAGACCGGGGTGCCTATTCATCAATGTAACGAATCTTAATGTAATTCACCGACTGTTGTTCAATGATATtcttcaaaaagataaaaaaaaaatatatagcagGATTAGTCGAGTAGAACTGTTCATTATAGTGGGCATGGAAGGATTCTGGACCATTTGTCGTACTAAtgacaaataacaattaaatttATTAACGTAATGATTACTTCTCATTAAAATTACAAATAGACGACTataggtaaaaagcgcaaatgtccggtcAAATTAATACAGGTGAATCAAGATTAAAGCGCAAATTTCGATAatatttgaagcgcaaatgtcctatcgttttacaggtaaaaaagcgcaaacgtcctgtgcccaTGTAGTTGTCTCGGTCATATTCCGTTAATTGTCTTGTTTTCCATTTGGCAATGTTGTCGAATGTTCTTCTACCATTAAGTGTTTGACTGGGGCCCATTAGGGAAAATTTCTCTCAAAACGTAAGATTTTTGCTAAATTTTGTCGTATCATATGCACAAACATACGTCTTTCAATATTTGAATTGGATAATTTCATCCGTATACACGGTTCAATTTTCTACTTCAGGATGGATAGAGCTGCTCAGCATACATTGGAAATTGATGCTAAAGACAAACATCATGCACAAGGTCTTGACGACAGAATGCAACAATTGAGAAACAAATCTGCCGGTATTGGATATCACCCAGGTATCGAGAGCATTGACAACACGTaagtttctatatattttttcaggAAATGACGTAAATTTAGCACTGGAAATGACATATCATATAGTTTTGTGTGACAAAGTTGTAGAGTCTTGCAAGTATATACTTGAGGATCGTATGCTGATCTCTTTATATTTTGGGGTTGTGTAGCTAGCTGTCCTATTGTCTTTATCCTCACATCTCTTACTATtatatcttattaaaaaaaatgcatatagtATCATCCTTGGTAAGTTAACATTCAGTGGCCTGTAACCTGATTGATGAAGCTGTCAAATTGCAATTCTAAggaattacaaaatttatagatGAACAACATTATCTGTTATAACTTTACCGTGACGGGTGCACGGAAACATAACTAAAAAGAAAGAATAAATACCAATTTCTACGATAATGATTGGAAGATTTTTTTGACTTCAGAGAAAAAATATGTtctatatttaacaaaaatgcaaGGCAATCATTTTctgttgattttaattttagaatcaCTATCCCAGATTCATGGGCTAGGTTCACACAGGAAAACATTGCTCGTTCTCAAAGGGAAAGAGCTGCTTCTGAACGTCTTCGTGGTGAAATCGATAGTTGTCTGAGAGCATGCGCCAATGAAATGTGGAACCACTTCAACAGTGTCAACAACTCTTTCAACACCAGAATCCGTGAAACCACCGATACTAGGAACAAGCTACAGTCTCATTTGCAGAGAGTAAGTTTTGCCATAAAAAATCTTTCATTATTTGTTAATAATATTGCATCAAAATTATaagacaatacaaaaaaatattcaatatagcAGACGAGATACACGCCGCTTATATCCTATTTAATTTGGTATAAACAAGTGTTTTGAATAGATGTAGGTCAGAATAAAATCTTCTTATTTAAGAACAAATCAATTACTTACATTAGATTTCCATGATTCTTGTCTCTGTTTTATCGAAGATAATCAAGATGAAAATACTAGTATTTGAAACCAAAACTGCAACAATGACCATAAGCATAAACGTCATACATTTGTTCATAGAAGGGGCCTTCAATCAGAAATTTGTAGCCTAGGATTAACTATACCTTCTTTGacattttaaacaaattgtaaaatttcgttatttttcttattaaatttTCGTGATATTTACTTTCAAAACAAccactttgatatttaaacatgTGTATACATTTACTGAAGAAATTAAAGTATGCCACTTGAAACTTTCAGACTATGCAAGAAATCTTTGATATGGAGAACAACATTAACTTGTTGAGGAAGGCCATCCAAGACAAAGAAATGCCAATGAAGGTAGCACAGACACGATTGGATGAGAGAACAAGGAGAATCAATGTTGAACTGTGTAATGATCCAGTAATGAAATCGTAAGTAGAACACTATCTTATTTTGACTTATTGTAACATCAGGAAAATCTGCATTAGCTTCAGTAAAAAGGAACACTGAAGTTCcgagtatgtttgtttttatgttatccAATCTCTCATAGAGTTACGTGATTATGCATAAAGTAAAACATATTTGGGATCACCAAAATTTTTATCATGATTTCACCTCATGGGAATGTCACATGACCTTTATAGATTTTCAGCAAGATGGCTGCTGAAAATACACAGTGTGGTCACATATTACACTAGTGCAGGTATTATGTACATAAGCTGACATTCGTGCAAAAATGGTGTACATATGTAACACTAATATATGCATATTGTATAAAGTTTAGCACTGTTGTAATTATTACAAGCATAGGTAGCAACTGAAACAGGTATAAGGTTTTCACTATTATCTGTCGATATTATTGAATTAGCATGTAAATCATCCACTGTTTTCAACCTCGTAAAAACATTATAGAACATTATAATAATTGTCAGTCAATGTTATATATTACAGATTACAGAGAGAAGTGAATGAAATCCGTGACTCTGTCAGGATATTGAAGGAACGTCTAAAGGCATCAGAGCTTAGCTTGGCTCGTTTGATGAAGACAAAGGCTACATTGGAGCATGATATCTCGGTCAAGGACAACAGTCTCAAAACCGATTCACAATATTGTATGGGCATGCGCAAAGGTTTCCCAATGGATCCCAAAGTTGGACCAGTGTTTCAGATGCCCATTTGCTAAGTAGTTTTAAATTAGGCACCAACAAATTGACTTTCACAAGAAACGCCACTACAAAGATCAAATTATTTATGTTTTCATAAAAGGACTGAAGCGTTCTTTTAATTTTCGTTTTGTTTCAAATTTCGATATTTCAATGACATTTCCAAGAAAGAATCATCCGTCATAAGGAAGCGGTTTCCAGATTGATCTTTGGTGTGTGTGATTATTACAGAAAATCATTAATTTGTGGAGAACAGTAAGGGTTTGTCCAATGCTGAAAGCTCAAGAAGATGTGTATTGAAAATTTGTGATCACATTTTAGCatgtttcatttctgcaaatttaatTTGCATTTCTCATTCTGTCTTTCatcagttttttttcatttatatgtttgtcATGTTCAATTTgcttttggaattttttttttttatcaaacatagTGCTTGTATTTTTATTAGATAACTTTATTCGTTGAATAAATGTTTCACAAAACTGCCACTAGTTTGCAATGTCTAAACACCAATTAAGTAGGAGAAGTTCAATACAATCAAtgcctaaaaaaaataataaaactacaTGTATCACCAACagtgcaaaaactaaaacaaatgtaGCAAACAATACACAATGTAGCTTCTCcaggattttaaaattttaaatgaagaaaGATCTACTACAAGTCTTATATTTAGTATTTAtggttttttattcattttattttgtttttattagctaatagtattattttacttttgttcaTGTTCTTGGTTTTATTGTACaatattgtatgttttatgttgtttcaattttatcaaCTTGTTACATTTAGAACATTGGGTTTGGTCAAGGTCCGTTAATCAAAATGTTCTTTTAGCAAAGTGTGTGCTATAACTATTATATTTATTACGCTAACGTTTTACGACATCTTTGTGATTTGTAGTATTGTGATAGCCATTTCCGGTCTTGGCCACGCCTACTGTGTGGTCACATGCGACAGCTACAACCAGATCAGTATTAGATTATTAAACAAGGGTTGAATGCTCAATTTAAAAGACGTTACTATGGTAACCCACTTGCCATCGAATGTACATGTGCTAGTTCAACTGTGATATAAGTTATGTTGTTACATGTGTACATAGTTTTACATTTATAGAGCACAGTTATGTCATATGCTATGTTGTTTGCAcattaaaatgtatcaaaataattcataGTTATTGTGTTATTTACGCCTTTTGTGACAGTTACAATCAATCGACGGTGTTGACAACCAAATTTCCGAGAAACACACTACTCAAGAACTAATTTGACAGCACAGTTGTCATGGTTGTTGCCATGCATCTTGTTCGCCCTTCAACTTATTCTTGTCTCTTTGTgtcgagatgtataagtacccggccacgtccacttatattttgtccatctgatgagttaagcctttttcaactgatttttatagttcgttcttatgttgtactgttactagtataccactgtcccaggttagggggagggttgggatcccgctaacatgtttaaccccgccacagtatttatgtatgtgcctgtcccaagtcaggagcctgtatattcagtggttgtcgtttgtttatgtgtttgtacatatttgttttacgttcatttttttacataaataaggccgttagtttactcgtttgaattgttttacattgtcttatcggggccttttatagctgactatgcggtatgggctttgctcattgttgaaggccgtacggtgatttataggtgttaatgtctgtgtcattttggtcttttttggatagttgtctcattggcaatcataccacatcttcttttttatattttctttttttgtccatagcattttcgacttgtgagtttgaatgtgcctttggtatatttcgcttCTCTTTTGTGCCGATGACATCCGCTTCGTTCGTttcacattttacattttaaatattgtttgaaaGTTTTGTTATGAGTTTAATTTTTGGAGTGTACCTTAACAAAAACATGAACTTTGGGAATGCATGCGACGTTATGTGCTCTTGAATCTTGGTTCATTTCTTCATCTGAATAGTTTTTAGGTTTTACTCTATGATGACAAGGACAAAGTCTTATCTGCACACAATTTTACACACTGGAGGTACTCATTCTGTCTCTTTCTAAACGCCTCATTACAACTTCTTCAATTTTTCTCAAATCGTAAAGTTCTGTATAATGGAATTATACACCTGCATTTCCGATTTGTTTTGATCAGAATCATTTCATGTGTTCCTTTTAGTAAATCATGTGCTCACTACTGTGTGCATTTTCATCCCGTTCTCTTACTTAAAGTCTAGTAatcagaaatttatgaaatttccaGGGAATCTTCACCATAATGACATACCtctaatgttgttgttttttttaactcaatttCTAGTATTTGTTACCCTTACAAGAACATTGACTTAGCAAGTTTGGTTACTCTCGTTTAAATTGGGTGTTCAGTACCTTTAATAATCTCTAGGGTCGGAACTTTGCaatgccttatatatatataaaaaaagtgtggtttgattgccaatgaaacaactctctacaagagaccagatgacataatagattaacaactacaaaatgtatatgttaatgtacggccttcaaaaatcaACATAGCTCATACAACATAGTCAGCTAAAAGGCCATAAAATaacacatgtaaaacaattcaaatgaggaAACTAGCGACCTAGTTAATTTACAAAAACATCGGTACCACGATTTCATGAAAAACAAGTATGCAACACAGCAGCAAACACCAATCACTTAATCACAgactgctgacttgggacaggcacatgcatacagaatgtggcgattTTAAACATGATAGCTAAATCCCAACCCTCCCATAACCTGGGGCAGTGATGTAATTGTACA from Mytilus edulis chromosome 7, xbMytEdul2.2, whole genome shotgun sequence encodes the following:
- the LOC139481642 gene encoding tektin-3-like isoform X1 produces the protein MSRYTPFSSRTSTREKLKDRLAYYDNPAILRTRSVTPMSGGGGEMSKILPYVTDKTISRHLGFTGRSMDLGHARSYYNPARNAVYSRYTTQDWGHSNSMNYSLSEKERSFAERLRADAWRAVKETDARTRNRQNDITKKLGERVYDIAFWKSELNNEVNAMATEIENLKEYRRTLEKALGDTANPLHIAEECLMHREKRQGIDLVHDDVEKSLIKEVDIIKRCQARMKKVLDKAHVQLKMDRAAQHTLEIDAKDKHHAQGLDDRMQQLRNKSAGIGYHPGIESIDNTITIPDSWARFTQENIARSQRERAASERLRGEIDSCLRACANEMWNHFNSVNNSFNTRIRETTDTRNKLQSHLQRTMQEIFDMENNINLLRKAIQDKEMPMKVAQTRLDERTRRINVELCNDPVMKSLQREVNEIRDSVRILKERLKASELSLARLMKTKATLEHDISVKDNSLKTDSQYCMGMRKGFPMDPKVGPVFQMPIC
- the LOC139481642 gene encoding tektin-3-like isoform X2, whose translation is MSRYTPFSSRTSTREKLKDRLAYYDNPAILRTRSVTPMSGGGGEMSKILPYVTDKTISRHLGFTGRSMDLGHARSYYNPARNAVYSRYTTQDWGHSNSMNYSLSEKERSFAERLRADAWRAVKETDARTRNRQNDITKKLGERVADIAYLKAELNTEINLMEQEMVNLEEYRRTLEKALGDTANPLHIAEECLMHREKRQGIDLVHDDVEKSLIKEVDIIKRCQARMKKVLDKAHVQLKMDRAAQHTLEIDAKDKHHAQGLDDRMQQLRNKSAGIGYHPGIESIDNTITIPDSWARFTQENIARSQRERAASERLRGEIDSCLRACANEMWNHFNSVNNSFNTRIRETTDTRNKLQSHLQRTMQEIFDMENNINLLRKAIQDKEMPMKVAQTRLDERTRRINVELCNDPVMKSLQREVNEIRDSVRILKERLKASELSLARLMKTKATLEHDISVKDNSLKTDSQYCMGMRKGFPMDPKVGPVFQMPIC
- the LOC139481642 gene encoding tektin-3-like isoform X4, with amino-acid sequence MSRLAYYDNPAILRTRSVTPMSGGGGEMSKILPYVTDKTISRHLGFTGRSMDLGHARSYYNPARNAVYSRYTTQDWGHSNSMNYSLSEKERSFAERLRADAWRAVKETDARTRNRQNDITKKLGERVADIAYLKAELNTEINLMEQEMVNLEEYRRTLEKALGDTANPLHIAEECLMHREKRQGIDLVHDDVEKSLIKEVDIIKRCQARMKKVLDKAHVQLKMDRAAQHTLEIDAKDKHHAQGLDDRMQQLRNKSAGIGYHPGIESIDNTITIPDSWARFTQENIARSQRERAASERLRGEIDSCLRACANEMWNHFNSVNNSFNTRIRETTDTRNKLQSHLQRTMQEIFDMENNINLLRKAIQDKEMPMKVAQTRLDERTRRINVELCNDPVMKSLQREVNEIRDSVRILKERLKASELSLARLMKTKATLEHDISVKDNSLKTDSQYCMGMRKGFPMDPKVGPVFQMPIC
- the LOC139481642 gene encoding tektin-3-like isoform X3, with product MSRLAYYDNPAILRTRSVTPMSGGGGEMSKILPYVTDKTISRHLGFTGRSMDLGHARSYYNPARNAVYSRYTTQDWGHSNSMNYSLSEKERSFAERLRADAWRAVKETDARTRNRQNDITKKLGERVYDIAFWKSELNNEVNAMATEIENLKEYRRTLEKALGDTANPLHIAEECLMHREKRQGIDLVHDDVEKSLIKEVDIIKRCQARMKKVLDKAHVQLKMDRAAQHTLEIDAKDKHHAQGLDDRMQQLRNKSAGIGYHPGIESIDNTITIPDSWARFTQENIARSQRERAASERLRGEIDSCLRACANEMWNHFNSVNNSFNTRIRETTDTRNKLQSHLQRTMQEIFDMENNINLLRKAIQDKEMPMKVAQTRLDERTRRINVELCNDPVMKSLQREVNEIRDSVRILKERLKASELSLARLMKTKATLEHDISVKDNSLKTDSQYCMGMRKGFPMDPKVGPVFQMPIC